The DNA region ATGGACGCCGCTATCCCGTTCTACGTTCTGGTCCTGCCCCGGGAGAAAGCGCGCCGGCTTCAGGATCTGCCCGCCCGGCAGTGGACGGAACAGGAGATAAAAGGTCTCGACATCGGTTTTGTGCGGCTCGAACTGATTCCCCGCGGCAAAGGAGAGCTGCTGGTGCGCTCGCCACAGCTTTACTACGCAATTCACAGCGGCGAATCCGTGACTATGGCGGTGGATATTGTCAATGAGGGGTCACGTCGCCTTGACAACACCGAGGTCCGCGCCGACATGCCGCTTGGATGGAGCAAGGAGATCATGCCGCTATCGATTCCTACGATCGGTATCGGAGAAGAAGCGCGCGTAAACATGAAGTTCACTCCGCCGGAAAAGATATCCCCCGGGAAGTACGAAGTCCGCCTTCGCACCAGCGCTACGTCGAACAACCAGCCGGTGCACGCCACCGATAAAACGGTAACGATCGAAATTCAGCCTGCTTCAAATGTCCTGGGCACGATCGCCATCGTTCTGGCACTTGTCGGATTGGTCGGCGGGATTGTGGTGTACGGCATTCGACTATCCCGACGATAAACTGCTACATCATGCACGAGAGGTAATTGTGGAAAACTACAGTGATACAACCAGCCCGCGTCTTGAAGCATTCGGTCTGACCAAGCGATACGAAGACGGCGTACTGGCACTCGACCATGTTTCATTCAGTGTCATGCCGGGCGAAGTATTCGCCATGCTCGGCGGCAACGGTGCGGGAAAAACCACGACCATCAACTTGTTTTTGAACCTCCTTGATCCGACCGAGGGAGAGGCCCGGGTCTGCGGCATTGTGTCGCACAAGGAACCGCTCCGAGCCAAGGGAAAAGTCGCCTTCGTTTCCGAGAACGTCATGCTCTACCCGAATTTCACTGCGCTGCAGAATCTCGACTTCTTCGCCCGCCTGGGCGGCAAAACGGGTTACACCGCCGATGATTACCACCGCGTGCTGGATCGGGTCGGTCTGGCGCGCGAGTTTCACCGCAAACGGCTCAAGGGCTTCTCCAAGGGCATGCGCCAGAAATGCGGTATTGGCATCGCTATCCTTAAGGATGCGCCGGCTATCCTCCTCGACGAGCCCACTGCCGGACTCGATCCGAAAGCGGGCCACGAATTCCTCCAACTGCTTGGTGAACTTCGAGCCGAGGGGAAGGCTATTCTGATGTCTACTCATGACATTTTCCGCGCCCGCGAGGTTGCCGATGTCATTGCCATTATGGATAAAGGCCGCATAATCATGCAGAAAGAAGCGTCGGAATTGGCCGGCCAGGACCTTGAACAAATCTATATGCGATACATGGCGGGCAGCAACGGAGAGGGCGTCGCCGTGGAGAGTCGTCATGCTTAGGACGATTGTCGAAAAGGAAATCCGCGACCTGATCGGCTCGACCAAGTTCGCGATCACTTTCGGAGCGTGCGCAGTGCTGATTATCGCCGCGTTCTATGCCGGCGCGGCCAGATATCACCTGTACCGCAACCAGTACGACGCCTCCCGCGAACAGGTGCATCGGCAGGTCCGTGCCAATACTGATTGGAATGCGGTGGGCGAGGCGATCGCGTTCCTGCCTCCTGATCCTTTGGCGACACTCGTCTCCGGTGTATCCAACGATATAGGCCGTACTGCTATCGTAAGAGGGCGCGGTGAACCCACCGTGCAGGACAGCCGCTTCAGCGAGGACCCTATCTACGCCGTGTTCCAGTTCCTCGACCTTGAGTTCCTCTTCAAGGTGATTCTCTCTCTGTTTGCGATACTGCTCGGATACGATGCCATCAGCGGCGAAAAAGAGCAGGGCACGCTCCGGTTGTCCTTCGCCAACGCCCTCCCTCGCCATACATATATCGTCGGCAAACTGCTCGGGAGTTCGGCCTTGTTGGGCGCGTCGCTGCTGATTGCACTGATAGCCGGGGCAGTGCTCCTGCCGATTATGGCGGTGCCGATGTCGGGAGGCCACTGGCTAAGTCTGTTTCTGATTGTGTTGACCGGATTTCTGTATTTCGGCGTGTTTCTGACGCTGTCTGTCGGGGTCTCGGCGTTGACCCAGCGTTCGTCGAGCTCTTTTCTCGTGATGCTCGTGATCTGGATTGCCTGCGTCCTGATAATTCCACGGGTGGCCGTTTTAACTGCGGGCCGTGCGGTCGAGGTTCCGTCGGTGGACGAAATCGCCTCGCAAATCGCCCGCTATGCCACTCAGTTGCGTGACGAGTACTTCGATGCTCTGAACGACATGTCGATTACCATGGCCGGGGCTGAGGGCGATCCTATCCAGAAACTGAACCAATACATGGATTCGCTTACTAATGTGCGCCAGTCGAAGATGGATGAGCTGTCCGGCCGGCTCAATGAACGGCGTCATAACGCGCAGGAACGGCAGAGCCACCTGGCCCTGGGTCTGGCGCGTCTGTCACCCACGGCGTCCCTAACGCTGGCCATCTCGCATCTGGCAGGGACTTCCCTCGCGCTCAGCGAGCGGTTCCATCAGGACGCACTGGAATACAGCCGCACGTTCGGCGAATTCAAAAGGGCCAAGACGGGGTTCAATTCCGGCGCCAGCGTGAGGATGATTCGCATCCACGATGGCGCGCCTCAGGAGGAAGCGGAGCGGATCGATCCGGGAGAAATGCCCCGGTTCGAATTCAAACCGCAGAGCACGCTCGAGGCGCTGGCTGCTTCGGCGGTCGACATCGGCCTTCTCGCCTTCTTCAACATACTGTTCTTCGCCGGCGCCTTCGTTACCTTTGCTCGCTACGACGTGCGCTAAGAACGCCCAAGGGAGTTATCACATGCTCAGCACATTTATCCAGAAAGAACTTAAAGCGATAGTACAGAGTCCCAAGTTCGTGGGCTCGTTCGTGGTCTGCTCCGTCCTTATCCTCCTCTCCGTTTTCACTGGCATTCGCGAGTACCAGTCGGCAACGAGACAATACGAGGCGGGGTCGCAATTGGTCGACGAGGAACTACGTCAGGAGACCTCTTGGGGTCGGCTGGCCACTCGCACGTATCGCGCGCCGGATCCCATGCAGGTGTTTGTCTCCGGCCTCAGCTATGATATCGGACGATGGTCGACAATCTCCGCGCAAGATCCGGTGAAGCTGGTCCATAGTGTGTACTCCGATGACCCCATTTTTGCGGTATTTCGCTTTGTCGACTTCGTCTTTATCGTCATGTTTGTGCTGTCTCTAATGGCGATCCAGTTTACCTACGATGCCGTCAACGGTCAACGCGAATCGGGCACGCTCAAGCTTGTCTTTTCCAACGCCGTGCCGCGGGCGCAATACCTGCTTGCCAAATGCGCGGGCTCCTGGCTCGGTCTGGTGCTGCCTCTCGGCATCCCAATCCTGCTTAGCCTGCTGTTAGTGTTGGCGATGGGCGTTCCTCTGACCGCTGCACATTGGATGAGGCTAACCGTCCTGGTCGGTATCTCGCTACTGCTGTTTACGTTCTTCATACTGCTCGGTGTGCTGGTATCGACCCTTACGCGGCGATCCTCCGTATCATTCTTGATCGCCCTGTTGGTTTGGGTGGGATTCGTCATGATCATTCCGAGAGCCGGCGTGATGGCGGCGGGAGGTATTGTCGAAGTTCCACGCATGGCCGAAATCGAGGCGCAACGGGAGGCATATGCCAACGAGAAGTGGACGGAGCATTTGAACAAGATCACGGGTCGTGACTTCTCCCCCGGCCAGGAGTCGGCGCTTCGGGTACAGGATTCGCTCCACAAAGAGATGGAGAAGGAGATCGAGGCATACGATCGACGGCTGCGCGAGGGTCTCCGCCAGAGTCAGATCAGACAGGAACGGCTGGCCTGGCTACTGGCGCGTCTGTCGCCGGCCAGCGCGTACAACCTTGCGGCCATGACACTGGCTGAAACGGACACTGACTCGAAAGCCCGCTACGAGGACGCCATGGGCCAATATCGCGATCAGTTCAGCCGGTATGTGTCGGCCAAACAGGAAGAATCCGGCGAAACCAGCGGGATTAGAATTACCGTGGAAACGGACGAGGACGGCGAGAGCAAGCTCGCCGTGGATGCATCGAGAAGCCGCGATGGTCTAGAGATCGACGATCTACCGAGATTTGTCCCACCGGTGGCTGCACTTGCCTCCGCAATCGCACCCACCGTGGTTGACTTCGGCATTCTGGCCTTTGACATCCTGCTGGTGTTCGCAGCCGCATTCGTCGCGTTCCTTAGATACGATCTGCGATAATACTTCCTCCACTCTCAGCGACCCCCCCGGAAAGAGGGGGGGCCGGGCCCTCGTGTTCCTTTGTCCCAAGCAATCCATTGACCGGTTGCGTTCCGGCCGGTATATTGCGTATGAATTCACGAGCGAACTCATCCTGGGCACTACCGCATGCTGCCAAAACACGATTGGTTACTCAACCGAGTGCCCGGTCAGATATCGAACGAAGAATTCTATGAGCTTGTGAAGCGATCAGTACCGCAGGAGACGACATGAATACCACCTTTCGCCTGTTATCGATGACACTTTTTGCCCTGTATCTTGTCGCTCTCGGCGCCTGGGCCGAGCAAATCACGGCCGAGTTTGCGACCGTGCCTGCAGCCAGCGGAATCGTCCTGCAGGGCGCGATGTCATCGGATGCCGAGTGCGACCTGTGGCGGCACTTTGTCGCCGATTCGGTGCTCGGTTACAGCTCCACTTACAAGACCGGCCAGCGCACCGTTACATATTTCGATCCGGCCGCCTGCAGTGGTGCCACCTACCCGTTCGAGGTCACCGGGTTTTCGTTCGTTTTACTGGATCCAAACAACTTCTACGACCCCCGCACTTACAAATGGCCGGTTCAACTGGACGTCGTGCTTTTCGACATGTATTCCCCGGCGGATAGCTGTCTCGGCCCCGGCGATGAGCTCCTTCGTGTCCCATTGACCTGTGATTCGGCATCATTCGCGTATCCCGCGGTGGGGAGAGTTGATTTCGGTACTCCCCTGTGTGTCGATCGCCCGTTCTTCATCGGAATCGAGTACACGGATACGTTCACCGGACTACTGCCATCCGTGATGTTCGATGTCAGTTCGGACCCCGACCTTTGCCACATTTTCCAGTACTTCATGAACAACTGGTACGGCTGGTACGCATTCTGGCCCGATCCGGACAACATGCCAGGGTTCCCGTTCTACTGGGTTCACGGCGAGACGCAGGCGGTTTCATGTATGCCCGATACCGACCATGACGGCATCCCCGACAGCGAGGACAACTGCCCGGGCGCCGCCAATCCGCTTCAGGAGGACAATGACGGCGACGGCGATGGTGATGTATGCGACTCCGACGATGACAACGACGGCGTGCCTGATGTGACGGATAACTGCCAGTTGGCGGCGAATCCCTCGCAAGCGAATCTCGACGGCGATGCGCTCGGCGATATCTGCGATCCTGATGACGACAACGACGGCGCTCTCGATGCGAGCGACAACTGCCAGCTCGCTGCGAACCCAGGCCAGGAGGATGCCGACAGCGATGGTCTTGGTGATGCCTGCGATAACTGTCCGGCCGACTCCAACCCGGAGCAGCGCGATTATGACAATGACGGGCTGGGCGATGTATGTGACACAGACGACGACAACGACGGTGTGGCCGACATTGCCGACAACTGCCCGCTAGTGGCCAACCCCGGGCAGGAGGATGGCGACTCCGACGGCATCGGCGATGCTTGTGACTGTGTAGGCACGGTGGGCAATGTCAACTGTGATCCACTGGACGACGTCACTATCGGCGACATCACCACCTTGATCGATCATCTGTTCATAAGCGGAGTTGAACTGTGTTCGCTTCCCGAGGCCGACGCCAACCAATCCGGCGGCGCCACTCCAACCTACGAAGACATTACGATAGGCGACGTCACTACGCTCATTGACAACCTGTTTATCTCCGGCACGCCGTTGCCGGCGTGCTTGTGACCGGTGATACTGGTAGTCCAGAGCTTGCTGTGGGTTACACGGGAGCCCCACCTCTTGCGGTGGGATGCGTAAAGTGCTGTCGGGCGACTCTGCCCGACAGACACCCGTGCGAGCGTTATCTCAATCCCACCCGCAAGCGGGTGGGCCACCGAGGCACCGTTACTTACTCGCGCTAGTCACTTTTGTCTTGCGCACCACGCGGCTGCGATAACCCTGTTTAGTGTTCAGTTCAAGATAATTGTAGATCGCTATATCGTAGTCGATAAACGCGACCACGCTGGGGACTTCCCGAGCCACGACCGCGGCTTTGCGGAGGGTCGAGATTTCTTCTTTGATGTCGGTGTCCGTAAGATAGTCGGGGCTGCCGGTTTCCATGAACACTGTGGCGACAGCGTACCGGTCGATGTACCTGCCATCCTGATACAGATCCACTGTCCGCAAGAGCTTGACCGCTTTCTCGACACCGCGCACAAGCGGCAGGCGATAGTCGAGATTGACCTTGAACGTCACCATGAACCGGCCCGGGCCGAGCGATTTGACTCGCTCATCCCGCGTATGTTCGAAAAGCCCCCGCGCCGCCAGCACCGCTTCTTTGGGACCGGCCGCCTCAAGAAACGCCCGGCCGTGGTTGCGGCAGAATTCCATCACGCCTTCGTTGAAATTGAGCTTGTAAATCATGGCCTTTGATGAATTATCGGCCACGCATGCAGGCTACTTGACGATAAGGTGAAATCGATAAATGCAGGTTCATCCCCTGTAGGCGGCGCCTTGGGCCTTGTGCGTGGAGGACCTCCTCGTCCACCACGGCTCAATACGTTGAAGAATACTTGGCTTGCTCCCAGAACCTGGTGCACCCGGAGGTACGCCAGGCATAAGTCAGTAAGTCATCCGCCGTAACGAAGGCGCGTGGAAGTGCTTGTCAGGATCTCCGTGTCGCCGCTGAGTTCCGCCGCGAGAACCTCCCCGAAAAACGCCGTGTGATCCCCGCAGGGTACGCGCTTAACAATACGGCAATCGAGAAAACCGATCGCCCCCGGAATGATCGGGCAGCCCGTCTTGGGAGCTGGCGAGGTCGCGACATCTTTCAGCCTGTCATGACCCGCTTCCGCCGGACCGTAGAACGTCTTGGCGACTCCTTCGGCGCCTCGCCCGAGCAAATTGACCACGAAACCATCCCGCTCGTTCAGAAGACGCGCCGACCGGTGCTGATTGTGAATCGCCACCACAATCATGGGCGGCTCACTCGACACTTGGGTCAGCCACGAGGCAGTAAAGGCATTGCCTGTCGGGCCGCTGCCCATTGATACGACATAGATACCATACTCCAGCTTCGCAAGCACTTTCCTGATGTCTCTTTCGACCGTCGCCAATGTTCTCCCTTCGTAAAGCATGGTCCGCGTCTCAATAGACGTTATAACTGATACGGCAGTCCAGCTTACTGAATTTGCACCCAAAAGGACACAACTGGCGAATTCCCGTCGACAACCCATTCGGCCACCGTAACGCTAAGTACAACAATAAGTTAGGTTGTGCAGACGCACTGATTTTTTGTTGCTTTACACCCCTTGGTAAGGTACTATTACGAGGTCGACCAAGTCGGCTAAACTGTTAGGATTTAAGGACCTGCGCATGAATCTGGACCGTCAACGCATCGAGACCATCTTCCTCGAAGAGGAGATGAAATCGTCGTATCTCGACTATTCCATGTCGGTGATCACCAACCGAGCTTTGCCGGATATTCGCGACGGTCTCAAGCCGTCGAACCGGCGCATCCTGGTGGCCATGAATGATCTCGGCCTGGCACCCGGCAAGCCGTTTCGCAAATGCGCCAAGATCTGCGGCGATACGTCCGGCAATTACCATCCGCATGGCGAGCAGGTGGTCTATCCGACGCTGGTGCGCATGGCGCAGGACTTCAATATGCGCTATCCGCTGGTCGACGGGCAGGGGAACTTTGGCTCGATCGACGGTGACGAGGCGGCGGCGATGCGCTACACCGAGGCGCGTCTCACGCCCATTGCCATGGAGATGCTGGCCGATCTCGAAAAAGAGACGGTCGCGTTCATGGACAATTACGACGGGACGATCAAAGAGCCGATGGTGCTGCCGGGGAAATTCCCGAATCTCATCTGCAATGGGACCACCGGTATAGCGGTCGGCATGGCGACCAGCATCCCACCGCATAACCTCAGGGAGATAGCCAAAGCGATCGAACTTGTGATCGACGATCCCGAGTGCACCAACGAGGACCTGATTGAACTGGTGCCCGGACCTGATTTCCCGACCGGCGGCATTATTAACGGCCGCGAGGGAATCCGCCAGGCCTATCGCACCGGCAAGGGTCATATTGTCGTTCGCGCCAAAGCGGTGATCGAGCACATGCGCAGCGGGAAAGAGGCCATAGTTGTCACCGAGCTGCCGTTCCAGGTCAACAAGGCCAACCTGCTGGAGAAAATCGCCGACCTGGTTCGCGA from Candidatus Zixiibacteriota bacterium includes:
- a CDS encoding ABC transporter ATP-binding protein; this translates as MENYSDTTSPRLEAFGLTKRYEDGVLALDHVSFSVMPGEVFAMLGGNGAGKTTTINLFLNLLDPTEGEARVCGIVSHKEPLRAKGKVAFVSENVMLYPNFTALQNLDFFARLGGKTGYTADDYHRVLDRVGLAREFHRKRLKGFSKGMRQKCGIGIAILKDAPAILLDEPTAGLDPKAGHEFLQLLGELRAEGKAILMSTHDIFRAREVADVIAIMDKGRIIMQKEASELAGQDLEQIYMRYMAGSNGEGVAVESRHA
- a CDS encoding ABC transporter permease subunit, encoding MLRTIVEKEIRDLIGSTKFAITFGACAVLIIAAFYAGAARYHLYRNQYDASREQVHRQVRANTDWNAVGEAIAFLPPDPLATLVSGVSNDIGRTAIVRGRGEPTVQDSRFSEDPIYAVFQFLDLEFLFKVILSLFAILLGYDAISGEKEQGTLRLSFANALPRHTYIVGKLLGSSALLGASLLIALIAGAVLLPIMAVPMSGGHWLSLFLIVLTGFLYFGVFLTLSVGVSALTQRSSSSFLVMLVIWIACVLIIPRVAVLTAGRAVEVPSVDEIASQIARYATQLRDEYFDALNDMSITMAGAEGDPIQKLNQYMDSLTNVRQSKMDELSGRLNERRHNAQERQSHLALGLARLSPTASLTLAISHLAGTSLALSERFHQDALEYSRTFGEFKRAKTGFNSGASVRMIRIHDGAPQEEAERIDPGEMPRFEFKPQSTLEALAASAVDIGLLAFFNILFFAGAFVTFARYDVR
- a CDS encoding ABC transporter permease subunit, which encodes MLSTFIQKELKAIVQSPKFVGSFVVCSVLILLSVFTGIREYQSATRQYEAGSQLVDEELRQETSWGRLATRTYRAPDPMQVFVSGLSYDIGRWSTISAQDPVKLVHSVYSDDPIFAVFRFVDFVFIVMFVLSLMAIQFTYDAVNGQRESGTLKLVFSNAVPRAQYLLAKCAGSWLGLVLPLGIPILLSLLLVLAMGVPLTAAHWMRLTVLVGISLLLFTFFILLGVLVSTLTRRSSVSFLIALLVWVGFVMIIPRAGVMAAGGIVEVPRMAEIEAQREAYANEKWTEHLNKITGRDFSPGQESALRVQDSLHKEMEKEIEAYDRRLREGLRQSQIRQERLAWLLARLSPASAYNLAAMTLAETDTDSKARYEDAMGQYRDQFSRYVSAKQEESGETSGIRITVETDEDGESKLAVDASRSRDGLEIDDLPRFVPPVAALASAIAPTVVDFGILAFDILLVFAAAFVAFLRYDLR
- a CDS encoding thrombospondin type 3 repeat-containing protein, whose protein sequence is MNTTFRLLSMTLFALYLVALGAWAEQITAEFATVPAASGIVLQGAMSSDAECDLWRHFVADSVLGYSSTYKTGQRTVTYFDPAACSGATYPFEVTGFSFVLLDPNNFYDPRTYKWPVQLDVVLFDMYSPADSCLGPGDELLRVPLTCDSASFAYPAVGRVDFGTPLCVDRPFFIGIEYTDTFTGLLPSVMFDVSSDPDLCHIFQYFMNNWYGWYAFWPDPDNMPGFPFYWVHGETQAVSCMPDTDHDGIPDSEDNCPGAANPLQEDNDGDGDGDVCDSDDDNDGVPDVTDNCQLAANPSQANLDGDALGDICDPDDDNDGALDASDNCQLAANPGQEDADSDGLGDACDNCPADSNPEQRDYDNDGLGDVCDTDDDNDGVADIADNCPLVANPGQEDGDSDGIGDACDCVGTVGNVNCDPLDDVTIGDITTLIDHLFISGVELCSLPEADANQSGGATPTYEDITIGDVTTLIDNLFISGTPLPACL
- a CDS encoding flavin reductase family protein — protein: MLYEGRTLATVERDIRKVLAKLEYGIYVVSMGSGPTGNAFTASWLTQVSSEPPMIVVAIHNQHRSARLLNERDGFVVNLLGRGAEGVAKTFYGPAEAGHDRLKDVATSPAPKTGCPIIPGAIGFLDCRIVKRVPCGDHTAFFGEVLAAELSGDTEILTSTSTRLRYGG